In one Neobacillus sp. WH10 genomic region, the following are encoded:
- a CDS encoding FAD-dependent monooxygenase gives MENEVKEIKSDVCIVGAGPAGMLLGLLLAKQGMEIVVLEQNPDFHREYRGEITQPRFVQLMKQLNLLDYIESHDHVKIPEVTVFHQNKEIMNLKFNTLIDVESYCARLTQPTLLAALLEKAKQYPNFKLLFNTKVKDLLKEGEKVVGVYAQSKLGEQVNFMDDYVFEGDLNIHSRVTIGVDGRNSTIEKLGNFELDLDYYDNDLLWFSFEKPESWDYNIYHFYFQKNYNYLFLPKLGGYIQCGVSLTKGEYQKIKKEGIEVFKEKIVEDMPILADYFKDITDFKAFVLLLCKMRYVREWAKDGLLLIGDAAHCVTPWGAVGSTLAMGTAVIAADVIYKGLKNNCLTLETLKQVQRRRHEEVKLIQNLQLTLEKFLTREPVKKDLAPLMFNIATKMPDITKVYKNLFTREKPLDIDDAFIFQDGKKPEPSIIS, from the coding sequence ATGGAAAATGAGGTAAAAGAAATTAAGTCTGATGTGTGTATCGTTGGCGCGGGTCCAGCTGGAATGCTTTTAGGATTACTACTTGCTAAGCAAGGAATGGAAATTGTCGTTCTTGAGCAAAATCCAGATTTTCACAGAGAATATCGAGGTGAAATTACACAACCGCGTTTTGTTCAGCTCATGAAACAATTAAATTTACTGGATTATATTGAATCGCATGATCACGTTAAAATTCCCGAAGTGACTGTTTTTCACCAAAACAAGGAAATTATGAATCTTAAATTTAATACCCTTATCGATGTGGAAAGTTACTGTGCGCGACTGACCCAGCCTACGCTTCTAGCGGCGCTGCTCGAAAAAGCGAAACAATATCCAAACTTCAAATTATTATTTAATACGAAGGTAAAGGATCTCCTAAAAGAAGGAGAAAAGGTTGTTGGCGTTTATGCTCAATCCAAGCTTGGAGAACAAGTTAACTTTATGGATGATTATGTATTTGAAGGAGACTTAAATATCCATTCCAGAGTCACAATTGGCGTTGATGGCAGAAATTCAACAATAGAAAAGCTTGGAAATTTTGAGCTCGACTTGGATTATTATGATAATGACCTGCTATGGTTCTCATTCGAAAAGCCGGAATCTTGGGACTATAATATATACCATTTCTATTTCCAAAAAAATTACAACTATCTGTTTCTGCCAAAGCTAGGCGGCTATATTCAATGCGGCGTTTCATTGACGAAAGGCGAATATCAGAAAATCAAGAAGGAAGGCATCGAAGTTTTCAAGGAAAAAATCGTTGAGGACATGCCGATTCTCGCTGACTATTTTAAAGATATCACGGATTTCAAGGCGTTCGTTTTACTATTATGCAAAATGCGCTATGTAAGGGAGTGGGCGAAAGATGGCTTGCTGCTCATTGGTGATGCCGCCCATTGTGTGACTCCGTGGGGAGCAGTAGGAAGTACACTGGCTATGGGAACAGCCGTAATCGCGGCAGATGTTATTTATAAAGGATTAAAAAATAACTGTTTAACACTTGAAACACTTAAACAAGTCCAAAGAAGACGCCATGAAGAAGTGAAATTGATTCAAAATCTGCAATTGACATTGGAGAAGTTCCTGACAAGAGAACCAGTTAAGAAAGATTTAGCACCGCTGATGTTTAATATTGCAACCAAAATGCCAGATATAACAAAGGTATATAAGAATTTATTTACAAGAGAAAAGCCGCTGGATATTGATGATGCGTTTATTTTCCAAGATGGAAAAAAGCCAGAGCCTAGCATTATTTCATAA
- a CDS encoding nucleotidyltransferase family protein, with translation MNSCKSVEVYAIVPASGFSRRMGRQKLLLPWQNKPLLEHVLQTANNSSLKGVFTIIPNDEERKRIALQLNSIVIHNTQPERGIGYSLALGIKQVPKTADAVVILLGDQPELRLEDIQGVLARFTKQYTDTNTHSKIIVQTQYSDGKIGHPILFSKPFFPELSSLDGDQGGNQIIRNNFQYVTLVNSLHRYPQDIDTAKEYENLLNRR, from the coding sequence ATGAACTCTTGTAAATCAGTAGAAGTCTACGCTATTGTTCCGGCAAGTGGATTTTCTAGGCGGATGGGGAGGCAAAAGCTGCTTCTTCCGTGGCAGAATAAACCATTACTTGAACATGTGCTGCAAACGGCTAATAACTCCTCATTAAAAGGAGTCTTTACCATCATTCCTAATGATGAAGAACGAAAAAGAATTGCCTTGCAACTTAATTCTATCGTTATTCATAATACACAGCCTGAGAGGGGTATTGGTTATAGTTTAGCACTTGGAATAAAGCAGGTTCCTAAAACAGCCGATGCAGTAGTGATTTTACTAGGAGATCAGCCTGAATTAAGACTGGAGGACATTCAAGGTGTCCTAGCTCGTTTTACTAAACAATATACAGACACTAATACCCATTCGAAAATCATTGTCCAGACTCAATATTCGGATGGGAAAATAGGTCACCCAATTCTATTTTCTAAACCATTTTTCCCCGAGCTATCCAGCTTGGATGGAGACCAAGGTGGAAATCAGATCATTCGAAATAATTTTCAATATGTTACCCTTGTCAACAGTTTACATCGATATCCTCAAGATATTGACACGGCTAAAGAATACGAGAACTTATTAAATCGTCGATAA
- a CDS encoding xanthine dehydrogenase family protein molybdopterin-binding subunit: MTIGTSVKRIEDPRLIQGKGQYVGDIKLPGQYEAVIIRSPHAHANILRINIEKAKNHPEVFMVMTGQDLPEGLSPIPMRLAPNEALTKALQYPLAKDKVRYVGEPVVMIVAISRYVAEDAADLIDIVYEPLAAITDVHKSIQPETDLLHPEIGSNDLFIIHSKKGNIEEQLEKCPYVLEEDLYVQRHSGIPMETRGLLAVVGEDKRLTVYGPTKVVHFNHQILARLLKKDPKDIRFIETDVGGGFGPRGEFYPEDYLIPYAALQLGRPVKWIEDRLEHMKATNHSREQKHHVKVGFDGKGRIHALKDEIFVDTGAYIRTHGVTVPVLTQGMFAGPYDIEALEFITHVVATNKTPTGTYRGPGRFEGTFVRERIIDIVAKKLSLDPTVVRERNLIQPEQMPYSNGISALGQEVEYDSGDYPGILETARKAMDWEKFKHKKIQAAKEGKIIGMGFAMFVEKSGLGPWEFCEVEFLENGELICKTGLADIGQGVKTALAQICSEQLGIPYSKVSVIHGDTDVVEKGNGSFATRGTVVGGSAAWYASEALKRKIVKAASERFSLQADDLDIKDQWIINVSNQQNVCPLEDILTECRKQGVQLHEKYTFSIDHMSYPYGIHATEVAIDPETGKVKIEKYYIAYDVGRAINPLLVHGQLVGGMAQGLGGAIYEELKYDEAGQLVTGSFMDYLLPSSMEVPEIDIEILENSPSPLNPLGVKGAGEGGTVAVAPAVANAIINALDHYPIHITSLPIRPEQIRDAIKKGLVKNEEERI, encoded by the coding sequence ATGACCATTGGTACCAGTGTGAAACGAATTGAAGACCCACGATTAATTCAAGGTAAGGGACAATATGTGGGTGATATTAAACTGCCTGGTCAGTATGAAGCAGTTATTATACGCAGTCCACATGCTCATGCAAATATATTGCGAATTAATATCGAAAAAGCGAAAAATCATCCGGAAGTTTTCATGGTTATGACAGGACAGGATCTGCCAGAAGGTCTTTCTCCAATTCCTATGCGCCTCGCACCCAATGAAGCTCTGACGAAAGCTTTGCAGTACCCTTTAGCGAAAGATAAAGTTCGGTATGTTGGGGAACCAGTGGTCATGATTGTAGCAATATCAAGATACGTGGCAGAAGATGCAGCTGACTTAATCGACATCGTTTATGAACCGTTAGCAGCAATCACGGATGTACATAAATCGATTCAGCCAGAAACGGACTTGTTACATCCTGAAATTGGCAGTAATGATCTATTTATCATTCATTCCAAAAAAGGAAATATCGAAGAACAATTGGAAAAGTGCCCTTATGTGTTAGAAGAAGATTTATATGTACAGCGGCATTCAGGAATCCCAATGGAAACAAGAGGCCTTCTTGCTGTTGTAGGAGAAGATAAGCGGCTTACAGTCTATGGTCCTACAAAAGTGGTTCATTTTAATCATCAAATCCTTGCTAGACTTTTGAAGAAGGACCCTAAAGACATTCGCTTTATCGAAACCGATGTCGGAGGCGGTTTTGGGCCCAGAGGTGAATTCTATCCGGAGGACTATTTAATACCCTATGCAGCACTTCAGCTTGGCCGGCCGGTAAAGTGGATTGAGGACAGGTTAGAGCATATGAAGGCGACAAACCATTCTCGTGAACAAAAACACCATGTAAAGGTGGGGTTTGATGGAAAGGGTAGAATACATGCGTTAAAAGATGAGATTTTTGTAGATACAGGAGCGTACATCCGTACTCATGGAGTCACTGTTCCAGTATTAACCCAAGGTATGTTTGCAGGCCCTTATGATATCGAGGCGCTTGAATTCATTACTCATGTTGTCGCAACGAACAAAACACCGACAGGAACCTATCGCGGTCCGGGAAGATTTGAAGGAACCTTTGTAAGAGAACGAATTATTGATATCGTGGCAAAAAAACTTAGTCTGGACCCGACAGTGGTACGGGAGAGAAATTTAATCCAACCAGAGCAAATGCCTTATTCAAATGGTATTTCAGCCCTTGGCCAGGAAGTGGAATACGATAGCGGTGATTATCCCGGGATCCTTGAAACGGCACGGAAAGCAATGGATTGGGAGAAATTTAAACATAAAAAGATCCAAGCCGCAAAAGAGGGGAAAATCATTGGAATGGGCTTTGCGATGTTTGTGGAAAAATCAGGGTTAGGACCTTGGGAGTTTTGCGAAGTTGAATTTTTAGAAAACGGGGAACTAATTTGTAAAACCGGATTAGCGGATATAGGTCAAGGGGTCAAGACCGCGCTTGCCCAAATATGCTCTGAGCAATTGGGAATTCCTTACTCAAAGGTTAGTGTCATTCATGGGGATACTGATGTGGTGGAAAAGGGAAATGGCTCTTTTGCTACCCGTGGAACTGTGGTGGGAGGATCAGCTGCCTGGTATGCTTCAGAGGCACTTAAAAGGAAAATAGTGAAGGCGGCTTCTGAACGATTTAGTCTTCAGGCCGATGATCTTGATATAAAGGATCAATGGATCATCAATGTGTCAAACCAGCAGAATGTTTGCCCGCTCGAAGATATCCTTACAGAATGCAGAAAACAAGGCGTTCAGCTTCATGAAAAATATACCTTTTCAATTGATCATATGTCCTATCCATATGGTATCCACGCTACAGAAGTAGCAATTGATCCGGAAACAGGAAAAGTAAAAATTGAAAAGTATTATATTGCATATGATGTTGGGCGGGCCATTAACCCGTTATTGGTACACGGGCAGTTGGTCGGCGGCATGGCTCAAGGATTGGGCGGGGCAATTTATGAGGAACTTAAATATGATGAAGCCGGCCAGCTGGTCACAGGTTCATTTATGGATTATTTGCTGCCAAGCTCGATGGAGGTACCTGAAATCGATATTGAGATCCTAGAAAATTCACCATCTCCTTTAAATCCACTTGGTGTTAAAGGGGCAGGTGAAGGAGGGACAGTCGCGGTTGCACCTGCAGTTGCCAATGCAATTATTAATGCCCTTGATCATTACCCGATCCATATTACTTCCTTGCCAATACGGCCTGAACAGATTAGAGATGCAATCAAAAAGGGTCTTGTAAAGAATGAGGAGGAGCGAATATGA
- a CDS encoding isochorismatase family protein, whose protein sequence is MSRIWDQYLDERDKKVYQEAGLGKKMGVGHKPALVIVDVQYGFTGDSPEDIEESIRKYPTSCGDSSWDAIGHIKLLLDAAREAEIPVFFTIIEGSKSASNERVAIKGSIFDHPALLEGEKGSQVVEELKPQYGEIVISKKKPSAFFGTPLVSYLTAQQVDTVIVTGCTTSGCVRATVIDAFSNNYRVVVPEECSFDRGITSHAINLFDMQQKYADVVPVEEVMKELERLKARL, encoded by the coding sequence ATGAGCCGGATATGGGATCAGTATTTGGATGAACGAGATAAAAAGGTTTACCAGGAAGCAGGATTAGGAAAAAAGATGGGGGTCGGCCATAAACCAGCACTTGTCATTGTCGATGTCCAATACGGTTTTACAGGCGACTCACCTGAAGATATCGAGGAATCCATTCGAAAATACCCAACAAGCTGCGGGGATAGCAGTTGGGATGCGATTGGACATATTAAATTGCTGCTAGATGCTGCAAGAGAAGCTGAAATTCCTGTGTTTTTTACGATAATTGAAGGAAGTAAATCAGCCTCAAATGAAAGGGTAGCGATTAAAGGGAGTATATTTGACCATCCTGCCTTATTAGAAGGAGAAAAAGGTTCACAAGTAGTAGAAGAGCTAAAGCCTCAATATGGAGAGATTGTTATCTCAAAGAAGAAGCCTAGTGCCTTTTTTGGAACACCATTGGTTTCCTATTTAACAGCCCAGCAGGTTGACACGGTGATTGTAACGGGATGTACAACAAGCGGATGCGTCCGGGCAACTGTAATTGATGCCTTCTCAAACAATTATCGCGTGGTTGTACCAGAGGAATGTTCGTTTGACCGGGGGATTACCTCGCATGCTATTAATCTTTTTGATATGCAGCAGAAATATGCAGATGTTGTTCCAGTAGAAGAAGTGATGAAGGAACTTGAGAGGTTAAAAGCAAGGTTATGA
- a CDS encoding (2Fe-2S)-binding protein, giving the protein MSQNNLKKIVLTVNGKEYTASVEPRMLLSDVLRDELGLTGTHVGCEHGICGACTIIMDGRPVRSCLVFGVQADRAEIRTVEGLAEPDGSLHPLQEAFWEKHGLQCGFCTPGVLMSACHFLEQNPNPSREEIREGISGNLCRCTGYQNIVDAVEMAAEFLNKHKKSEEETSDIESVHSGRKVEV; this is encoded by the coding sequence ATGTCACAAAATAACTTAAAAAAAATCGTCTTAACCGTGAACGGCAAGGAATATACTGCTTCGGTAGAGCCGCGCATGTTATTATCAGATGTTTTACGCGATGAACTCGGATTAACGGGCACACATGTTGGCTGTGAGCATGGTATTTGCGGTGCTTGTACAATCATAATGGATGGCCGCCCGGTCAGGTCTTGTCTTGTCTTTGGAGTTCAGGCAGACCGGGCCGAGATACGTACAGTAGAAGGGTTAGCAGAACCAGACGGCAGCCTGCATCCATTGCAAGAAGCATTCTGGGAAAAGCATGGTCTGCAATGTGGTTTTTGTACACCAGGAGTACTCATGTCCGCATGCCATTTTCTAGAACAGAACCCTAATCCAAGCCGTGAGGAAATTCGGGAAGGAATCTCAGGGAATTTATGTCGTTGCACAGGTTATCAAAATATTGTCGATGCTGTCGAAATGGCAGCAGAATTTCTCAACAAGCATAAAAAGAGTGAGGAAGAGACTAGTGATATAGAAAGCGTCCACTCTGGAAGGAAAGTGGAAGTATGA
- a CDS encoding DUF3891 family protein, whose protein sequence is MFITRHYDGYLYIVNQYDHSIQAGEVAKHWGNDQFKRPDYFKSLCLAVEKHDIGWVESDTKVLFNAETGQPVPFLSVNLLQHVDFYGKGYEKVKEEDPYAGLLVGMHWMGLYTSRFGYDPSFTFKIPEELAPKIDEKIISMQKEWVDLKMEMWKKSGPRSQFENNLWMNYEIVQFMDRLSQYVSMHKLETTNKLIMGPVRPLLESKGVMITVQGQGNGTVVVDPYPFDSEVETTVVLRKIPDIQYESHSAVYKAIEEAEFERVTWKFVPPIQGESFKTLETESFSCKKF, encoded by the coding sequence ATGTTTATTACAAGGCATTATGATGGATATTTGTACATTGTGAATCAATATGATCATTCCATCCAGGCTGGGGAAGTGGCAAAGCATTGGGGCAATGATCAATTTAAACGCCCCGATTATTTTAAATCGCTCTGTTTGGCTGTAGAAAAACATGATATAGGCTGGGTCGAATCCGACACGAAAGTGTTGTTTAACGCTGAGACTGGCCAGCCCGTTCCCTTTCTAAGTGTTAATCTTCTCCAACACGTTGATTTTTACGGGAAAGGCTATGAAAAAGTAAAAGAAGAGGACCCATATGCAGGACTTTTAGTAGGAATGCATTGGATGGGGCTTTATACAAGCCGTTTTGGCTACGATCCTTCATTCACATTCAAAATTCCTGAAGAGTTAGCACCAAAAATTGATGAAAAAATCATCAGCATGCAGAAGGAATGGGTCGATTTAAAGATGGAAATGTGGAAAAAATCAGGACCAAGAAGCCAATTCGAAAATAATTTGTGGATGAACTATGAGATTGTCCAATTTATGGACCGCCTATCCCAATATGTATCGATGCATAAGTTGGAAACGACGAATAAATTAATCATGGGTCCGGTACGTCCACTTCTTGAAAGCAAAGGGGTTATGATTACCGTTCAGGGTCAAGGCAATGGAACGGTTGTTGTAGACCCATATCCTTTTGATTCTGAAGTAGAAACCACTGTTGTATTACGCAAAATTCCAGATATTCAATATGAATCACATAGCGCAGTTTATAAGGCAATAGAAGAAGCAGAATTTGAACGTGTTACCTGGAAGTTCGTTCCTCCAATACAAGGGGAAAGCTTTAAAACACTAGAGACTGAAAGTTTTTCATGCAAAAAATTCTAA
- a CDS encoding aspartate/glutamate racemase family protein yields the protein MKKDYRLGLIVPSSNTTMEKEIPAMLQARQQIIPEETFTFHSSRMRMMHVTKEELAKMDTESDRCALELSDARCDALAYACLVAIMSQGAGYHCLSEDRLSKIAKENGTPVPVISSAGALIEGIQALEAKKVAIVTPYMKPLTKMVVDYIESAGIEVTDSISLEVSDNLAVGKLDPLNLINIVDNLDTSKADAVVLSACVQMQSLPAIQKVQDKLNLPVLSAATSTVYKILKELGLKPVVPDAGYLLSEQFNSKEFVEKSGFMV from the coding sequence ATGAAAAAGGATTATCGTCTTGGCCTAATTGTACCTAGTTCCAATACAACAATGGAAAAGGAAATTCCAGCGATGCTGCAAGCACGTCAACAAATTATACCAGAAGAAACATTTACCTTTCATTCAAGCCGCATGCGGATGATGCATGTAACAAAAGAAGAACTGGCCAAAATGGACACGGAGAGTGACCGTTGTGCATTGGAGCTGTCGGATGCCCGCTGTGATGCTCTGGCGTATGCTTGTCTTGTCGCAATTATGTCACAAGGTGCTGGCTATCATTGCCTCTCTGAAGACCGGCTTTCCAAAATTGCGAAGGAAAATGGGACTCCTGTTCCAGTCATAAGTAGTGCTGGGGCACTGATTGAGGGGATTCAGGCGTTAGAAGCAAAAAAGGTAGCAATCGTTACCCCTTATATGAAGCCTTTAACGAAAATGGTTGTTGATTATATCGAATCTGCAGGAATTGAAGTCACTGATTCGATTAGCTTAGAAGTATCCGATAATTTAGCAGTGGGCAAACTAGATCCTTTAAACTTAATTAATATCGTTGATAACTTAGATACAAGTAAGGCAGATGCGGTAGTTTTGTCAGCATGTGTCCAAATGCAGTCACTTCCGGCCATTCAAAAAGTCCAGGATAAGCTGAATCTTCCTGTTCTTTCCGCAGCAACTTCGACTGTGTATAAGATTTTAAAAGAGTTAGGTTTAAAACCAGTTGTGCCTGATGCGGGATATCTTCTGTCCGAACAATTTAATTCTAAAGAGTTTGTGGAGAAAAGCGGCTTCATGGTATAG
- a CDS encoding xanthine dehydrogenase family protein molybdopterin-binding subunit, which produces MKYIGKALKRKIDPRLIRGNGRYIADLSIPGTLSAAFLRSPHAHARIRDIDLEQARKLPGVIAVFGPGEGKDFPELPVLFPHPNLVPVTQRPLDSVVHHVGEPVAMVIAMNRYIAEDAIELIKVKYEPLPAVAHLDDANQTDAPLAHQHLKSNVAAHFQQSVGDAKAAMEDAPVVVKHRFKIGRVSCLPIETRGLLAKWDFKGPDPELEVYAATQSQHEMRSILSKLLGVSENHIRVIAPDVGGAFGAKAIFYVEDFLVAWAARMVKAPVRWIEDRMEHMMSCIHEREQYHEASLGVTEDGKIIAVIDTMLANNGAYVPWGIIVPIMTSTLIPGPYKVPNYFCDAKVLYTNTVPMAPFRGAGRPQAALILNRLLDQAAEKLNIDPVEIRRRNLIQADEFPYKTGLRSRDGSPQIYDSGNYQKVLNEAIELSDYYEWRKKQKEYRKDGRYIGIGVATAIENTGFGSFEGATVRIEVTGEISVLTSAATQGQGHETTFAQVAAEVFDLPVEKVTVREGDTSLITYGTGTFASRIGVLVGTAVYNASNTLKKKALKIAAEKLEAKADELNVKAGYVYKEDEPALRISLGELAHEARGLFPGTTFPYSVAPGLEATDYFAPKAASITGMTDIAVVEVDPDSCAIQILDYTSIHDNGKLLNPLVVKGQVQGGISNGIGNALYEEIVYDRQGQLLTSTLMDYLVPSSCEVPEMKIGHVETPSPLNPLGAKGAGESGTIPVPAVIQSAVEDALSTWNIKVENIPVKPAQLKELLRQAKEHTGSGVL; this is translated from the coding sequence ATGAAGTATATTGGGAAGGCTCTAAAACGAAAAATTGATCCTCGTTTGATTCGGGGAAATGGGCGCTACATTGCAGATTTGTCCATCCCGGGAACCCTAAGTGCTGCTTTCCTAAGAAGTCCGCACGCACATGCGCGCATACGGGATATCGATCTTGAGCAGGCACGAAAACTACCAGGCGTTATCGCTGTTTTTGGGCCAGGGGAGGGAAAAGACTTCCCTGAACTGCCCGTCCTGTTTCCCCATCCGAATCTGGTGCCAGTTACACAGCGTCCCCTGGATTCAGTCGTGCACCATGTTGGCGAACCGGTTGCAATGGTCATTGCCATGAACCGTTATATTGCCGAGGATGCAATTGAACTGATTAAGGTAAAATATGAACCGCTGCCGGCGGTTGCCCATTTAGATGATGCCAATCAAACTGATGCCCCCCTAGCCCACCAACATTTGAAGTCAAATGTAGCTGCCCATTTCCAACAGTCAGTAGGAGATGCAAAAGCAGCCATGGAAGATGCACCGGTAGTCGTGAAGCATCGATTCAAGATCGGTCGGGTCAGCTGCTTGCCTATTGAAACAAGAGGATTACTGGCAAAATGGGATTTTAAAGGACCAGACCCGGAACTTGAAGTTTATGCAGCCACCCAGAGCCAGCATGAAATGCGTTCCATTCTCTCGAAATTATTAGGTGTTTCAGAAAATCACATCAGGGTTATAGCACCGGACGTCGGTGGTGCTTTCGGGGCAAAAGCGATTTTCTATGTAGAAGATTTTCTTGTTGCATGGGCAGCGAGGATGGTAAAAGCGCCTGTTCGGTGGATTGAAGACCGCATGGAGCATATGATGAGCTGTATTCATGAAAGGGAGCAATATCATGAGGCATCCCTCGGCGTGACGGAAGACGGCAAGATTATTGCAGTAATCGATACGATGCTAGCTAATAATGGCGCATATGTTCCATGGGGGATCATTGTTCCGATTATGACTTCTACCCTTATCCCTGGGCCATATAAAGTACCCAATTATTTTTGCGATGCAAAGGTTTTGTACACGAATACGGTGCCTATGGCTCCTTTCCGAGGGGCAGGCCGCCCGCAGGCAGCATTGATTTTAAACCGTCTGCTTGATCAAGCAGCTGAAAAACTAAATATCGACCCTGTAGAGATTCGCCGCAGAAATCTTATTCAAGCGGATGAATTTCCGTATAAAACTGGACTCCGCTCCCGGGACGGAAGTCCGCAGATTTATGATAGTGGAAATTATCAAAAAGTATTAAATGAAGCGATTGAACTTTCTGATTATTACGAGTGGAGAAAAAAGCAGAAAGAATACAGAAAAGACGGGCGATACATTGGAATTGGTGTTGCAACAGCTATTGAAAACACGGGGTTTGGTTCATTTGAAGGGGCAACCGTCCGTATCGAGGTAACTGGTGAAATTTCTGTGCTGACTAGTGCTGCAACCCAAGGACAAGGGCATGAGACAACTTTTGCGCAGGTTGCTGCAGAAGTATTCGATCTTCCTGTCGAGAAGGTTACCGTACGTGAAGGCGATACAAGTCTCATCACTTATGGAACTGGAACATTTGCCAGCAGAATAGGTGTTCTTGTTGGTACTGCCGTATACAATGCTTCGAACACTTTAAAGAAAAAGGCTTTAAAAATCGCAGCAGAAAAACTGGAAGCCAAAGCAGATGAGTTAAATGTAAAGGCTGGATATGTTTACAAAGAAGACGAACCAGCACTCCGAATCTCTTTAGGTGAATTGGCTCATGAAGCAAGGGGACTATTCCCAGGAACTACGTTTCCCTACTCTGTTGCACCGGGATTGGAAGCAACTGATTATTTCGCTCCGAAAGCAGCATCAATAACAGGGATGACGGATATCGCAGTTGTTGAAGTGGATCCGGATTCCTGTGCGATTCAAATTCTGGATTATACTTCAATCCATGATAATGGAAAGCTGCTCAATCCTCTTGTCGTGAAGGGACAGGTTCAAGGGGGAATATCCAATGGAATTGGCAATGCATTGTATGAGGAAATTGTTTATGACCGCCAAGGCCAGCTTTTAACTAGTACGTTAATGGATTATCTTGTGCCATCATCTTGCGAGGTACCTGAAATGAAGATTGGCCATGTAGAGACCCCGTCACCATTAAATCCGCTTGGAGCGAAAGGAGCAGGCGAAAGCGGAACGATTCCGGTACCTGCAGTTATTCAATCAGCTGTAGAAGACGCACTAAGCACTTGGAATATAAAAGTAGAGAATATTCCGGTAAAACCAGCACAGCTTAAGGAACTTCTTAGGCAGGCAAAAGAGCATACCGGAAGCGGGGTCCTATGA
- a CDS encoding DsrE family protein has translation MAKILIHLTHGPEAPTQADRAFLIAKTAIDDGHKVSMFLAGSAVQLLRDEILDSVIGVGDGVTSLRESYEKIVSNGGDIYLSRISCGARGMTEQELSGKKVELAEPNVLVQLTVDHDRVITYG, from the coding sequence ATGGCTAAAATTCTTATTCATTTGACACATGGGCCAGAGGCGCCCACTCAGGCAGATCGGGCATTTTTAATTGCTAAAACGGCTATAGATGATGGCCACAAAGTCTCTATGTTCCTGGCTGGAAGTGCTGTACAGCTGCTGCGTGATGAGATATTGGATAGTGTAATCGGAGTCGGTGACGGTGTGACGTCTTTACGGGAGTCCTATGAAAAGATTGTTTCAAACGGAGGAGACATTTATCTATCAAGAATTTCTTGCGGGGCACGCGGTATGACTGAACAAGAGTTAAGTGGTAAAAAAGTAGAACTTGCAGAACCAAATGTTCTTGTTCAGCTTACTGTCGATCATGATCGTGTCATTACGTACGGATAA